In Trichoderma breve strain T069 chromosome 4, whole genome shotgun sequence, the following proteins share a genomic window:
- a CDS encoding cytochrome p450 domain-containing protein, translating into MAHQQLGPVLRVGPKTLSFSAPEAYKDIYGHGSPILKDIFYDNLANGNPSMGDATDRQLHSIKRKNLSSIFSAKNILSMEPKVTSSVEELLAAIRIKLHGGALSNDDKHVVLEGVFDVQPWLNMFSYDVISKMLWSSSYGFLKCGSDDCNSMAGDGRVLKVPAIRCFQAGISRFVTKPMYQTAAADHFSGMARYGIVKRMERGESEDVDFFSFFPTQKTKRCPVPMELPELIAECGTFLNAGNDTIQISLTNTMYELASHPESQQKLYKLLTESLPKQSQPIASYMELSKIPLLTAVLDETFRLLPPVRFNLPRIIVQNGAVIAGHHVPAGVTVSSSVYIMHRDESLFREPLRWLPERWLPENPDFSDEERRNLKDFVLPFTLGGRACIGRNLAYMELSVCIAALVMAFEWGISEDDEKKFSHWESINCTPRGLKVTARPRSTT; encoded by the exons ATGGCACACCAACAGCTCGGCCCAGTTCTTCGGGTCGGTCCTAAAACactttctttctctgctcCTGAGGCATACAAAGATATATATGGCCATGGTTCTCCAATTCTCAAGGATATCTTTTACGATAATTTGGCAAACGGCAATCCGTCCATGGGCGATGCGACAGATCGCCAACTGCATTCAATCAAGCGAAAGAATCTGTCAAGTATATTCTCAGCAAAAAACATTCTGAGCATGGAACCTAAAGTGACAAGCTCAGTGGAGGAGTTACTTGCAGCAATCCGCATTAAGCTGCATGGAGGAGCTTTATCCAACGATGACAAGCACGTGGTTTTGGAAGGCGTATTTGATGTACAACCCTGGTTGAACATGTTTTCATACGATGTCATCTCCAAAATGCTATGGTCTTCATCTTATGGATTCCTGAAATGCGGCAGCGATGACTGTAACTCCATGGCCGGCGATGGACGCGTCCTGAAAGTGCCAGCGATTCGATGCTTCCAAGCTGGT ATTTCAAGGTTTGTTACGAAGCCGATGTATCAGACGGCAGCTGCAGATCATTTTTCGGGAATGGCAAGATATGGTATTGTCAAGCGCATGGAACGAGGCGAGTCCGAGGACgttgatttcttctctttctttccgACGCAAAAGACTAAGAGATGCCCTGTTCCTATGGAGTTGCCAGAACTCATCGCAGAGTGCGGTACATTTTTGAATGCGG GAAATGATACCATCCAGATCTCCCTTACCAATACCATGTATGAGCTTGCATCTCACCCAGAAAGCCAACAGAAGCTCTACAAGCTTCTTACTGAATCATTGCCAAAACAATCGCAGCCAATTGCTTCATACATGGAGCTGAGTAAGATACCGCTTTTGACAGCAGTTTTGGACGAAACATTCAGGCTATTACCTCCAGTTCGATTCAATCTACCACGAATAATTGTTCAAAATGGAGCCGTGATTGCGGGCCACCATGTTCCAGCCGGAGTGACCGTTTCCTCCTCCGTATACATAATGCACCGAGACGAGAGCCTCTTTCGAGAACCTTTGAGATGGCTTCCAGAACGATGGCTTCCCGAAAATCCAGACTTctcagatgaagaaagaaggaacCTGAAGGATTTTGTTCTGCCGTTTACATTGGGAGGAAGGGCGTGTATTGGGCGCAATCTGGCTTACATGGAATTGAGCGTTTGCATCGCCGCGCTTGTCATGGCTTTTGAATGGGGTATTTCCGAGGACGATGAGAAGAAGTTTAGCCATTGGGAGAGCATAAATTGTACTCCCAGAGGCCTCAAGGTGACTGCCCGTCCCAGATCAACCACTTGA
- a CDS encoding capsular polysaccharide synthesis protein domain-containing protein — protein sequence MDSALSYPMPEGVYAIPHDELDLRSDDEVDHDLFNPKPVSDEKNIWFFWHSGIGKMHGYTRRTVRNWHRRFSKKGWVIRVLDFEAGSPLNVEHYLDLHDTNVFPKAFTDSSVGGHHSYQHISDLVRFPLLLKYGGVYADVGMVQIGDLDRVWNATIGDPSSPYDVFTYNMGGPEERGMANYFLAAGRNNPFFLRCHKLLLALWAEDGGKTSTEGMHASPLLKGIALLDTGNSFEENGRTYSREETAKMLTDYIIQGQVITMVMGLIDLEDDWNGPKYVAEHIYAYDFMVGSQLINELTAWNGPKQFELMSLPVAKPGEEESDDQRLARKIVEDCLSKSFGMKLATGIIVRIMGETLSSLWRNNEGSDNVPGTYAYWLRYGTLYWCPKEHPVKLHFTEMPAFKIGPLLREGDLGPGAKTNDFRLPN from the coding sequence ATGGACTCGGCCTTGTCATATCCCATGCCAGAGGGCGTTTACGCCATCCCGCATGATGAATTGGATCTCCGatcagatgatgaagtgGACCATGATCTCTTCAATCCTAAGCCCGTTTCAGACGAGAAGAATATCTGGTTCTTCTGGCACAGCGGTATCGGCAAAATGCACGGCTATACTCGGCGCACTGTTCGGAATTGGCACAGAAGATTCTCCAAGAAGGGATGGGTAATCCGCGTCCTGGATTTTGAAGCTGGCTCTCCCTTGAATGTGGAACACTACCTCGACCTTCACGATACGAATGTGTTTCCTAAAGCGTTTACAGATAGCTCGGTTGGCGGCCATCACTCATACCAGCATATCTCGGATCTTGTGAGATTTCCCCTCTTATTAAAATATGGAGGCGTCTATGCAGACGTAGGCATGGTCCAAATAGGAGACTTAGACCGTGTCTGGAACGCTACCATCGGCGACCCGAGCTCACCATACGATGTTTTCACTTACAACATGGGCGGACCTGAAGAGCGAGGCATGGCAAACTATTTTCTGGCCGCAGGACGAAACAATCCTTTCTTTCTACGGTGTCataagctgctgcttgcacTGTGGGCTGAAGATGGGGGAAAGACCAGCACCGAGGGCATGCATGCTAGCCCCTTGCTGAAAGGAATTGCCTTACTGGATACTGGAAACTCATTCGAAGAGAATGGCAGAACATATTCACGAGAGGAGACTGCCAAAATGTTGACCGATTACATCATCCAGGGACAGGTCATTACCATGGTCATGGGCTTGATCGACCTTGAAGATGATTGGAACGGACCGAAATATGTGGCAGAGCACATCTATGCATATGACTTCATGGTTGGATCACAGCTTATAAACGAGCTGACCGCATGGAACGGCCCTAAACAGTTTGAGCTCATGTCTCTGCCAGTTGCCAAACCCGGGGAAGAGGAAAGCGACGACCAAAGACTCGCACGCAAGATTGTAGAAGATTGCCTATCCAAAAGTTTTGGCATGAAGCTCGCCACAGGCATAATTGTTAGAATTATGGGTGAGACTTTGAGCTCACTATGGAGGAACAATGAGGGCAGCGATAATGTCCCAGGAACATACGCCTATTGGTTGAGATATGGTACTCTATACTGGTGCCCAAAAGAACATCCCGTTAAGCTGCATTTTACAGAGATGCCGGCGTTCAAAATCGGCCCTCTATTGCGCGAAGGAGATCTTGGACCTGGTGCCAAGACAAACGACTTTCGCCTACCGAATTAA
- a CDS encoding calcineurin-like phosphoesterase domain-containing protein has product MKSAAPLLGAILAVVVDAAPTVDELYPYTGPKVPIGDWIDPTVNGNGKGFVRLVEPPAVKPASSNPTNNVNAISLAYVPNGINIHYQTPFGLGEAPSVVWGTSASDLSNTATGKSITYGRTPSCSSVVVTQCSEFFHDVQIGNLKPGKTYYYQIPAANGTTASDVLSFTTAKEAGDASEFTIAVVNDMGYTNAGGTYKYLSEAVNNGAAFIWHGGDISYADDWYSGILPCESDWPVCYNGTSTQLPGGGAIPKEYETPLPAGEIANQGGPKGGDMSVLYESNWDLWQQWMNPIFLKAPHMVLPGNHEASCAEFDGPGNVLTAYLNKNQPNGSAAKSSLTYYSCPPSQRNFTAFQNRFRMPGPETGGVGNFWYSFDYGLAHFISLDGETDYANSPEWPGPFGAVNGDYNDNTAYAQYQWLKKDLESIDRCKTPWVIAMSHRPFYSSQVSSYQKTIRAAFEDLLLQNEVDLYLSGHIHWYERLLPLGTNGTIDHASIINNNTYWTNPGNSMTHIINGAAGNIESHSTLDSDPLLDITTYLDQTNFGFGALTVHNATALSWNYVHGSDGSVGDKVTLLKKDTKGTCGSSGSSSSSSSAATSVAATTSASQSAGVTTVTEVVTSYTTYCPGSTTFTAGSSTYTVTQATTLTITDCPCTLTHTISNGATITSESTPAGVTEPATSSPVAWNTTLPTGGVTTTSTGGVTAPTVPVGSSASRALVVPGFACALLALLSLL; this is encoded by the exons ATGAAGTCCGCGGCTCCTCTCTTGGGAGCCATCCTCGCCGTGGTGGTTGATGCTGCGCCCACCGTCGACGAGCTTTATCCTTATACTGGGCCCAAAGTCCCCATTGGCGACTGGATTGACCCGACTGTCAATGGCAATGGTAAAGGATTTGTGCGACTGGTAGAACCGCCTGCTGTGaagccagcttcttcaaaccCGACCAACAACGTCAATGCCATTTCCCTTGCATACGTACCaaatggcatcaacatccaCTACCAGACCCCCTTTGGTTTGGGAGAGGCTCCCTCCGTTGTCTGGGGTACCAGTGCATCCGACCTCAGCAATACCGCCACCGGCAAATCTATCAC ATATGGCCGAACTCCTTCGTGCTCCTCGGTTGTGGTCACACAGTGCAGCGAGTTCTTCCACGATGTCCAGATTGGCAACCTGAAGCCTGGAAAGACCTACTATTACCAGATTCCCGCAGCCAACGGCACTACTGCATCTGATGTTCTGTCTTTCACGACTGCAAAGGAGGCAGGTGACGCTTCTGAATTCACCATTGCTGTCGTCAATGACATGGGCTACACTAACGCTGGTGGCACTTACAAATATCTCAGCGAGGCCGTCAACAATGGCGCCGCATTTATTTGGCATGGAGGTGACATTAGCTATGCTGATGACTGGTATTCTGGAATCCTTCCTTGCGAAAGTGACTGGCCTGTCTGTTATAATGGTACCTCTACTCAGCTGCCTGGAGGTGGTGCTATCCCGAAAGAGTACGAGACGCCTCTCCCGGCCGGAGAAATTGCCAACCAAGGTGGCCCCAAGGGCGGAGATATGAGTGTCCTCTATGAGTCGAATTGGGATCTCTGGCAGCAGTGGATGAACCCTATCTTTCTCAAGGCCCCGCATATGGTCCTGCCCGGTAACCACGAAGCCAGCTGCGCTGAATTTGATGGCCCCGGCAACGTTCTCACAGCTTACTTGAACAAGAACCAGCCCAATGGCAGTGCTGCCAAGTCTTCCCTTACTTATTATAGCTGCCCGCCTTCTCAGAG GAACTTTACTGCCTTCCAAAACCGATTCCGCATGCCCGGACCCGAGACTGGAGGTGTTGGTAACTTTTGGTACTCATTCGATTATGGCCTGGCCCATTTCATTTCCCTTGACGGAGAGACGGATTACGCCAACAGCCCCGAGTGGCC TGGTCCGTTCGGCGCTGTTAACGGCGACTACAACGACAACACGGCCTACGCTCAGTACCAgtggttgaagaaggatttGGAGAGTATCGATCGCTGCAAGACCCCCTGGGTCATTGCAATGAGCCATCGCCCATTCTATAGTTCCCAGGTTTCTTCCTACCAAAAGACCATTCGCGCAGCTTTTGAAGATCTTCTGCTGCAAAACGAAGTCGATCTATATCTTTCTGG ACACATTCACTGGTAtgagcgtcttcttcctcttggaACCAACGGCACTATCGACCATGCCTctatcatcaacaacaacacctACTGGACAAACCCAGGAAATTCCATGACccacatcatcaatggcGCTGCAGGAAACATTGAGAGCCACAGCACTCTCGACTCAGACCCTCTTTTGGACATTACCACCTATCTCGACCAGACCAACTTTGGATTTGGTGCACTGACTGTTCACAACGCCACTGCTCTTTCATGGAACTACGTTCACGGCTCTGATGGCTCCGTGGGCGACAAGGTCACTCTTTTGAAGAAGGATACAAAGGGAACCTGTGGCTCCTCtggcagctcctccagcagctcctccgcaGCCACCAGCGTCGCTGCTACAACATCCGCCTCTCAGTCAGCTGGCGTAACGACCGTCACTGAAGTCGTCACTAGCTACACAACTTACTGCCCTGGTAGCACTACTTTCACAGCCGGCTCCAGCACTTACACTGTTACTCAG GCTACTACCCTCACCATCACTGATTGCCCCTGCACGCTTACCCACACCATCTCGAACGGAGCCACCAT CACTTCCGAGAGCACACCCGCCGGTGTGACCGAGCCCGCAACTAGTTCTCCCGTGGCATGGAACACCACATTGCCTACTGGAGGAGTAACCACCACCTCCACTGGTGGCGTTACAGCTCCCACTGTGCCTGTTGGTAGCAGTGCGAGCCGCGCATTGGTTGTTCCAGGCTTCGCCTGCGCCCTTCTAGCCTTGTTGTCGCTTCTCTAG
- a CDS encoding NAD binding domain of 6-phosphogluconate dehydrogenase domain-containing protein: MSVGFLGLGVMGTPMALNLCRRFPTTVWNRTASKCAALVQAGAGLGQTPAKVVEQSDVIFTMMFDGPAIRSVIDDDFRKALRGKTLVNTSSVSVEFSQSLAKEVQEAGGKFIEMPVSGSKVPAETGNLVGMMAGDQAECERIRPFVEPITSAAVYCGPIGAGLKTKYAVNIFLITVTAGLAESMNLARAQGLNLEAFSSVLDAGPLASAYSKIKLAKMAKQDWSAQAAVKDCYNSTELIRTAAKAAEAKTPLIQVCNSLYKQAIDSGLEDEDMIAVYRVLSEQ, translated from the coding sequence ATGAGCGTTGGATTCTTAGGCCTAGGCGTGATGGGAACGCCCATGGCCCTCAATTTGTGTCGCAGATTCCCCACCACTGTTTGGAATAGAACGGCCTCTAAGTGCGCAGCGTTGGTACAAGCCGGAGCTGGACTTGGCCAGACACCAGCCAAAGTGGTCGAACAATCCGATGTCATCTTCACTATGATGTTTGACGGCCCTGCCATACGGTCTGTAATCGATGACGACTTCAGAAAGGCCCTTCGCGGAAAGACGCTTGTCAACACCAGCTCGGTTTCTGTGGAGTTCAGCCAGAGTCTGGCAAAAGAGGTCCAGGAAGCAGGTGGCAAGTTTATCGAGATGCCTGTCAGCGGGAGCAAAGTGCCAGCCGAAACAGGGAATCTGGTGGGAATGATGGCCGGCGACCAGGCCGAGTGCGAGCGCATCAGACCTTTTGTCGAGCCAATTACCAGTGCAGCTGTTTATTGCGGGCCTATCGGGGCCGGCCTGAAGACGAAATACGCGGTTAACATTTTTCTCATCACTGTTACCGCTGGGCTCGCGGAATCGATGAACCTAGCCCGAGCACAGGGTCTTAATCTTGAAGCATTTAGTAGCGTGCTGGATGCTGGCCCCCTGGCCTCTGCTTATTCGAAGATAAAGCTAGCCAAAATGGCCAAACAGGACTGGTCTGCCCAAGCGGCTGTGAAGGATTGCTATAACAGTACTGAGCTCATTCGGACAGCGGCGAAGGCCGCAGAAGCAAAGACTCCTCTCATCCAAGTATGCAACTCCTTGTACAAACAAGCAATTGATTCCGGattggaggatgaggatatgATTGCCGTTTATAGAGTCTTGTCGGAGCAATAA
- a CDS encoding zinc-binding dehydrogenase domain-containing protein, translating to MANTTMDAIVISKFGGPEVLQIQQVPKPEPVNGEVLVEVHAFGVNHAEMHMRKGEWDEWNPISGLECVGIVAACPSGEIAVGTKVVGVMGGMGRNRPGGYGSFVNVPIANVVPVKTELPWEQLAVVPEVYSTAYSCLFTVLDLKPGETLLIRGSTSTIGQAALNLAVDAGAKVTATTRRKERFDFVKAKGAVDAKLEHEGLQSEFPSGFKFDKVLNLIGNRVLLESISLARPGGRMLQAGWLGGLDPVVDFNPMIQMDSGVHFSLFHSKVLGSPDFPMSGIPLQDIVSKIEKGAWDAKPAVVFEYKDIQKAHEMLDSHDAGGKIVVKH from the coding sequence ATGGCCAATACCACTATGGACGCCATTGTTATATCAAAATTTGGAGGACCCGAAGTTCTCCAGATTCAACAAGTGCCTAAGCCAGAACCCGTTAACGGAGAGGTGCTTGTGGAAGTCCACGCTTTTGGCGTCAATCATGCCGAAATGCACATGCGCAAGGGCGAATGGGATGAGTGGAATCCAATTTCCGGTTTAGAATGCGTTGGAATTGTCGCAGCTTGCCCAAGCGGCGAGATCGCAGTTGGCACCAAAGTTGTCGGTGTCATGGGAGGCATGGGCAGGAATCGTCCTGGAGGTTACGGTTCATTCGTCAATGTTCCAATTGCGAATGTCGTCCCAGTCAAAACAGAGCTTCCTTGGGAGCAACTCGCCGTTGTTCCAGAAGTTTACTCCACAGCATACTCTTGTTTGTTCACAGTTCTCGATCTGAAGCCTGGCGAGACACTGCTTATTCGCGGCTCAACATCAACTATCGGCCAAGCCGCTCTTAACTTAGCTGTTGACGCCGGTGCCAAAGTTACAGCGACAACTAGACGGAAAGAGAGGttcgactttgtcaaggCGAAGGGCGCCGTTGATGCCAAACTCGAGCACGAGGGTCTCCAGTCAGAATTCCCCAGTGGCTTTAAATTCGACAAGGTCCTGAACTTGATCGGTAACCGAGTTTTGCTGGAATCTATCTCTTTGGCTCGACCTGGTGGACGCATGCTTCAAGCAGGTTGGCTTGGTGGCTTGGATCCTGTCGTCGACTTCAACCCCATGATCCAGATGGACTCGGGAGTACACTTCAGTTTATTCCACAGCAAGGTGTTGGGCTCACCAGACTTTCCCATGTCTGGCATTCCCCTTCAGGATATTGTCAGCAAGATCGAGAAGGGAGCATGGGATGCAAAGCCCGCAGTTGTTTTCGAGTATAAGGACATCCAAAAGGCgcacgagatgctggattctCATGATGCTGGTGGAAAGATTGTGGTCAAGCATTAG